In Corynebacterium sp. P4-C1, the sequence CCGCGATCGCCACCGGAACCTTCATCGTGGACCAGGAGGCGAAGCCCGTTGTGTCGCCGGCAGAATACTCCTGGTCCCCCGAGACAGCGAGAGCGGCCCGGCCCCCGTATGCGGCGATTACGTTGTCCACTGCTTCAGTCAGCGCCGCGGTCGGATCATCCGACGGTGGCATTGACGGTGAGGGGGACTGGGCCGCTTCTCCCCCGTCAGCGGCCGTCTCGGTGACGGTGACGATTTCGACGGGTTCAGTGCTGGGCTCGTCCAAGGGTTCCCCGATCGTGCATGCGGCAGCTCCCGCGGCCAAGGCGGCCACTCCCACGGACAGTGCCAGTGTCTTTCTCAGGTATGTCACGAGATGTAGACGGCGGCGTTGCGCCCGCCGGTGCACACAACTTGGCCGTCACGTTCCCGGCAAGTCATCGTGTAATTCTTCTGCGTGGAGGGGCTGTAGACGTCGACAAGCGTCACGTTGGGCGAGCCCTCCTCACGGCACGCGGACTTAAAGTCGTTGAAGACATTCTTGGCGAACCCGGCCGTGGTTACGTTCGGGTCCGTGACATCCCACGACGAGTAGTCGCACTTGGCACTCGCCTTCTCCTTCTTCGGTGCCGGGGCATCCACAGTCTCGGTCACCGTGGACTTCGACGCTGGGGCGGGCGCGGCGGAGATGCTCGACATCGCTGCCACGTCGTCGGTCGTGCTTCCGGAATTGGAGCCCGACAGGAAGTAGAACACTGAGAAGCCGGCGAGAGCGAGAGCCAGCAGCGCCGCGAGAATGCTGACGATGATCAGGGCGGTGTTGTTATTGGTTTTGTTACTGTCCCCGCTCCCAGCTGCGGTGCTGGTGCTCGTCTGCTGCTCGAGTGTCGGCTGGTGCTGCGGCTCGGGGCCGCCCCACGTCGGAATACTCACCTGGGTTGTCCTTCAGTCAGCGTGAAATTGTCTTTCAAAAACCCTAGTTTAGTGGGAGAAGTGGCGCATACCAGTGAAGTACATGGTGACTCCGGCTTCATTCGCCGCCGCGACGACCTCTTCATCGCGGATAGAGCCGCCCGGCTGAACAACAGCGGACACACCTGCGTCGGCGAGAATCTGGAAACCGTCGGCGAACGGGAAGAACGCATCCGAAGCGGCGACGGCACCGTTGGTGCGGTTACGGCCTTCGTCGAGAGTGTTCGCGCGGTCGACGGCGAGCTTCGCGGAATCGACGCGGTTGACCTGCCCCATGCCCACGCCGACTGCCGCACCGTCGCGGGCGATCAGGATGGCGTTGGACTTCACGCAGCGGATCGCGTTCCACGCGAATTTAAGGTCAGCCAGGGTCTTCTCGTCGGCTGCCTCACCAGCGGCGAGAGTCCAATTCTCCGGGTTGTCCCCTTCCGCCTGGTAGATGTCGCGGTCCTGGATGAGCGTGCCGCCGGAGATGTGCTTGATCTCCTTGCCTTCCCGCTCCGGCTTCTCCGCGGTGAGAATGCGGAGGTTCTTCTTGGTCTGCAGCAGCTCGAGAGCGTCGTCAGCGATGCTCGGCGCGATGATGACCTCGGTGAAGATCGGCTTGACCTGCTCCGCCATCTCCAAGGTGACCTCGCGGTTGGCCGCGATCACGCCGCCGTAGGCGCTGACTGGGTCGCACGCGTGGGCCTTGGCGTGGGCGTCGGCGATCGATGTGTCGGACACCGCGATCCCGCACGGGTTGGCGTGCTTGATCACGGCCACGCAGGGGCGCTCGTGGTCCCAGCAAGCACGCCATGCGGCGTCGGCGTCCTGGTAGTTGTTGTAGGACATTTCCTTGCCGCCGTGCTGGGTCGCGCCCGCCAATCCAGTTCCGTCGGAAATGAGGCTTGCGGATTGGTGCGGGTTCTCGCCGTAACGCAGCGTGGTGGAGCTGCCCAGCTGCTCGTCGAACCAGGTTGAAACAGCCGCATCGTACTGTGCCGTGTGCGCGAACGCGTCAGCGGCAAGCTGGCGGCGCTGCTCTTCGTCGAAACCACCGTTCTTGACGGCCTCCGCGACTTCCCCGTACTTGGCCGGGTCGACGACGACGGCGACGGACGGGTGGTTCTTGGCCGCCGCGCGCACCATGGAGGGGCCGCCGATGTCGATCATTTCGACGACCTCGTCGAAGCTCGCGCCCGAAGCCACCGTCTCGGAGAACGGGTAGAGGTTCACCACGACGAGCTCGAACGGCTTCACGCCGAGCTCCTCAATCTGCTTCGCGTGGTCGTCCTTCCGCAGATCTGCGAGGATGCCAGCGTGCACTCGAGGGTGCAGCGTTTTCACGCGGCCCTCGAGAACCTCGGGGAAGCCGGTGAGCTCCGCCACCTCGGTCACGTTCGCGCCGGTGTCCTTGATGCGCTGTGCGGTGGAGCCGGTGGAGACGATCTCCACCCCGGCCTCGGAAAGCGCAGACGCGAGCTCTTCGATTCCGGTCTTGTCATAGACGCTGATCAGTGCGCGCTTGATGGGGGTGCGGGTGCTCATGCTGGAAATTCGACCTTTCCGATTGTTGAGGTTTCGGCGCGGTTCAGCGTGTCCACGATGAGAGCGCGCTCCACTTCCTTGATGCGTTCGTGCAAATCTTCTTCAGTCTCCCCCGCGCGCACGTCGACCGCGCGCTGGGCGATGATCTCGCCGGTGTCCACGCCGGCATCGATGTAGTGGACAGTGGTTCCGGTGACCTTCACGCCGTACGCGAGCGCGTCGCGCACCGCGTGCGCCCCCGGGAAGGCGGGCAGCAGCGCCGGGTGGGTGTTAATGAGCCGTCCCTCGAAGCGGTCGAGGAAGGCCTCCCCCACAATCTTCATGAATCCTGCGGAGACCACGATATCGGGGTCCCCCATCATGTCAGCGAGCTGACGGTTCCATTCATCACGATCACTTTCAAGGGGAACGACCTCGGCACGCACGCCCGCCGCCCGGGCCCGGTCCAACGCCGGGCATTCCACGTCGGCGACGACGAGCTCCACCGAGTACGCCCCCTGATTATCCAGGATCGCCTGAAGCAACGTCCCCGAACCGGAGACGAGCACCGCCACAGAAGTCTGAGAGGTCTGAGAAGTCTCTGCCACGGAAGATCAGTCTAGCTGGTCCTCACGCAGGACCGAGATCGCCGTCGAACCGCCCCCAGAAGCAGCGGGCTTATCGACGTCATCCTCTTCCTCTTCTTCCTGCTCTTCCTCCTGCGTTTCCCCGTCCGCGGGATCATGCTCCGGTTCCTCTTCCTCCGGTTCCTCTCGCAGATCAGCTTGCTCTGCCTCATCTGCCTCATCTGCCTCGGCGCCGTTGTCGGACTCTTCGGACTCTTCGGACTCTTCGGACTGTTCCTCAGGGTCGTCTTCAGGCTCTTCCGGTTCTGCCTCTTCTGCATCTGCTTCTTCAGGCTCTTCCTGCTCCGGCTCAGCCGTGTCCTTGTGCGCGAAGCGGGCGACGAGATAGGCGGCCGCGCCGACGACACCGACCCAGAGGGCGGCTGCGAGCGCGAAGAACCACGGATTGATGCCGATCCAGCCATAGGCACCGACCTCACCGCCGGACATCAGTCCAGCGAACACCGCGAGGACTGCAACGAACACAGAGGAAATCAGGACTTCCTGCCAACCGAGGCGCTTGGACAGGACAAAGTGGATCATCACCGCAGCGGGCACCACGAGGAGTACCGGCGCCCACACCGGCACTTCTCCCGGGATAGCCGCGAACAGCGGGAACGGCGGCAGGGGCACCAGCACCGAACCGAAGAGGGAAACCCCGCCCTGAGCAATGTCGAAAGGAGCGCCGAGCAGAACACCCAGAGTGGCAAGCGCCGCATTCGGCAGGTACAGCACGCTCAAGGCGAACAGCGCGAGACCGCCGCCGGCCCCCAATGTCGGAAACTCCCCGAGGAGCCCGGAGAGCCTGCTGTAACCCGCGGCGAGCAGGAACAGGTAGACGACAGCCGCAGCCCCCAGCAGGCGGAGGGAGAGCATGATGGTCGCGCGGGCGGCGTCGTAAAGCGAATCAGGCGCGCCAAGACGTGTCAGCAAGGCCTTCCACAAACGGCCGCTCATGCCGCACATCATTCCCACCACATGAACGAACACGGGAATAGCCAGGGCCTTGTGAATCGCTGGCGGAGAGACCGGGAAGACCGCGGCCGCATCGTCGATCATGAACCACGCGACCGCGGACAACGTGAACGGGATGAGAACGACTAGGCCGAAAATCGCGTACAAGTCGAGAATGCTCACCCGGTCGCGGGTGGCCACACGCACGCGCCACGCAATGAGCGCCGCCACACCGATGGCGGGCAGCAACGGAATCGCGCCGAGCGTCACCCCCTGGAAGCTGACAGGCACGCCGTGGAGGACGAACCACGTCTCGGCCACCGCAGATGCCATCGCGGCAAGACGCCCGCCGCTCAACAAGACCGTCCCCAGGCACACAGCGACGATGCCGAGCACCACGATCAGGTTCGGGATGCCCACGAACGGCAGGTAGTGGCGCACCCGTTCCTTCATTGTCGTGGGCACCTTGTCCGCGGCGGGTGTGCGCGCAGCGGAGTTGGCCGTGCCCGCACGCAGGCGACGGCGGCTCACCGGCGTCGAAGTGCGGGTGGATCTACTCGGCGGACTAGACTTGTTGCTCATTGCCTTCAACCTTGGCACGCGGATAGTGTAATCGGGCGCTAGGACACGATTATCTGACGGTGCTCCCGTTGGATGTAACGCATGAGCATGGGCACTCGAATATATGAATCTCACCGTTTAGGTTGCTTGTCGGACCGAGACTGGCTAGTGTTACCACCCGTAGATAACAAAGAGGTTACGATTCCGGAACGAACCGTTACCCAATGACGATCTCAACGAGGTACACCTTGAACTCTTCGAGCGCACGCCGCACTGCAGGCAAGCACCGCAAGCAGAGCCCCAACAAGGGTCGTGTCGCACTGGTCGCAGTCGCTACCGGTGCAGTCGCATCCGGCGGCATCTCCGCTGCTTCCGCCGCAAACGCCGACAACGCTGGTGCAGCACAGGCTGCAGTCGACAACGCTGGCACCCCCGACGAGATCGCAGGTGCAGCCCCGCAGATCCTCACGATCAGCGAGTACAAGCCGGTCGACAACCTTTCTGAACAGCTGGGGAAGGCTGTTGAGTACGCGAAGGTCCGCAGCGCCGCCGATCTGGCGGCCCGCGCCCCCCTGTCCGTGAAGCCGGCTGAAGGTGCCTTCACCTCCGGCTTCGCCCCGCGTTGGGGCACTTTCCACAAGGGCATCGACATCGCCAACGCGGTCGGCACCCCGATTGTCGCCGTCGAGGACGGCGAGGTCATCGACTCTGGCCCGGCCAATGGCTTCGGCAACTGGATCCGCCTGCGCCACGAGGACGGCACCGTCACCGTCTACGGACACATGGAGACCCTGGATGTCGCCGTCGGCGAGAAGGTTCATGCCGGCCAGAAGATCGCCGGTATGGGTTCCCGTGGCTTCTCCACCGGTTCCCACCTCCACTTCGAGGTGCACCCGAACGGCGGCGAGGCAATCGACCCGGCCCCGTGGCTGAAGGAACGCGGCATCAATCTCTAAGAAATCCTTCACTTCCCTCCGGTTCGCCGGGGGGAATTTTTTCATGCCTCACTACCCCCGCCATTAATTCACAGTGTTCACACTAGCCACACTAGTTCACTCCCCTAACCAGCTGTTTTGTGCGAATTGAACAGTTTTTCCGCATGTCAGAGCGGAAAAACGGCGTTGCCCGCGGAGTAATGGGCCGATAGCATGTTGCGGGTTGGAAAAACCATGCCTGTTTACTGGTTCCGCAACGAATCGAAGAAGGACGACATGAAACGACGCCTACTCGTCGCCGCCGTGGCGCTCGCCATACCCCTGACCGCCATCCCCGCCCACGCGATCTCCGTCTCTGTCAACGGACAGCAAGTAGAAGAGATCGGCCCCGCCCTGCCGTCGATCGGCATGGCGCTCGACGACATCTTCACCAAGGGCGCCACTGTCTCCGCCGCCGGATACAGCATCGTGTACGACCCGCGTGCTCTGCCTGAGTACAACGAGGAGGAAGCCACCGCCGGCGTCCCCACCACTTCAGTCACTCCGCAGACCGGAACCACATCGAACGGCAACAAGGTCGTCATGCCGGCAGAGGGCCGCTTCACGTCGGGCTACGGTCCGCGCTGGGGCAGCTTCCACTACGGCATCGACATCGCCAACGACCCCGGCACCCCGATCCTCGCGGTCATGGACGGCACCGTGATCAACGCAGGCCCCGCCCAAGGCTTCGGCAAGTGGGTGCGCGTGCGCCACGACGACGGGTCGATCAGCGTTTACGGCCACGTCCGCTCGTTCAACGTGAACGTCGGCGACCACGTCACAGCCGGCCAGCAGATCGCCGAAATGGGCAGCGAAGGCCACTCCACCGGACCGCACCTGCACTTCGAGATCATGCCGGACGGCGAGAACAAGGTGGACCCGGTTCCGTGGTTCGCCGAGCGCGGCATCACGGTCTAAGCGCTACAGCTTCTCCATTGGCACACCGCCGATGAGCATCAAGCGCACCGTGCCACTCGAACCGAAATCGATGGTGACGGTCTCGCGCGGACCGACACCGTCGACGCTCATGACCGTGCCCAGCCCGTACTTCGCGTGGTTGACCCGGTCCCCCTTAGCCAGCTGAAGGTTCTTGTTCACCTTCACACTGCTCTCGCTGCGGCGCTTCGGCCGCCGCGCGGGCACCGGGCTCCCCCACGCGTCCGAGGAGAAGGAGCGCTCCGGTTCGACCCGCCGCCAGTCGACGAGGTCCTCAGGGACCTCTGCGAGGAAGCGACTGGCCGGGTTGGTCACCGGAGATCCCCACGACGAACGCAGCATCGCGCGTGTCAGGTACAGGCGCTCACGCGCGCGGGTAATCCCCACATAGGCCAGTCGGCGTTCCTCTGCCAGCTCGTCCGGGTCGCCGAGGGCACGGAGGTGGGGGAACTGCCCGTCCTCCCAGCCGGTGACGAAGACGACGGGGAACTCCAGCCCCTTTGCGGTGTGGAGAGTCATCAAGGTGACCACACCCTGTCCCTCATCCGGAATCTGGTCCGCATCAGCCACCAGCGAGACGCGCTCCAGGAATGCCTGCAACGACCCCGGTCGGGCTTCTCCGCTCTCAGGGTCGAAGTCCTCGTACGCCATCTGGTTCGCCGCGTCGGAGGAGAATTCCCGGGCCACAGAGACCAACTCGTTGAGGTT encodes:
- the purH gene encoding bifunctional phosphoribosylaminoimidazolecarboxamide formyltransferase/IMP cyclohydrolase, translating into MSTRTPIKRALISVYDKTGIEELASALSEAGVEIVSTGSTAQRIKDTGANVTEVAELTGFPEVLEGRVKTLHPRVHAGILADLRKDDHAKQIEELGVKPFELVVVNLYPFSETVASGASFDEVVEMIDIGGPSMVRAAAKNHPSVAVVVDPAKYGEVAEAVKNGGFDEEQRRQLAADAFAHTAQYDAAVSTWFDEQLGSSTTLRYGENPHQSASLISDGTGLAGATQHGGKEMSYNNYQDADAAWRACWDHERPCVAVIKHANPCGIAVSDTSIADAHAKAHACDPVSAYGGVIAANREVTLEMAEQVKPIFTEVIIAPSIADDALELLQTKKNLRILTAEKPEREGKEIKHISGGTLIQDRDIYQAEGDNPENWTLAAGEAADEKTLADLKFAWNAIRCVKSNAILIARDGAAVGVGMGQVNRVDSAKLAVDRANTLDEGRNRTNGAVAASDAFFPFADGFQILADAGVSAVVQPGGSIRDEEVVAAANEAGVTMYFTGMRHFSH
- a CDS encoding DUF6350 family protein, producing MSNKSSPPSRSTRTSTPVSRRRLRAGTANSAARTPAADKVPTTMKERVRHYLPFVGIPNLIVVLGIVAVCLGTVLLSGGRLAAMASAVAETWFVLHGVPVSFQGVTLGAIPLLPAIGVAALIAWRVRVATRDRVSILDLYAIFGLVVLIPFTLSAVAWFMIDDAAAVFPVSPPAIHKALAIPVFVHVVGMMCGMSGRLWKALLTRLGAPDSLYDAARATIMLSLRLLGAAAVVYLFLLAAGYSRLSGLLGEFPTLGAGGGLALFALSVLYLPNAALATLGVLLGAPFDIAQGGVSLFGSVLVPLPPFPLFAAIPGEVPVWAPVLLVVPAAVMIHFVLSKRLGWQEVLISSVFVAVLAVFAGLMSGGEVGAYGWIGINPWFFALAAALWVGVVGAAAYLVARFAHKDTAEPEQEEPEEADAEEAEPEEPEDDPEEQSEESEESEESDNGAEADEADEAEQADLREEPEEEEPEHDPADGETQEEEQEEEEEDDVDKPAASGGGSTAISVLREDQLD
- the purN gene encoding phosphoribosylglycinamide formyltransferase, which translates into the protein MAETSQTSQTSVAVLVSGSGTLLQAILDNQGAYSVELVVADVECPALDRARAAGVRAEVVPLESDRDEWNRQLADMMGDPDIVVSAGFMKIVGEAFLDRFEGRLINTHPALLPAFPGAHAVRDALAYGVKVTGTTVHYIDAGVDTGEIIAQRAVDVRAGETEEDLHERIKEVERALIVDTLNRAETSTIGKVEFPA
- a CDS encoding M23 family metallopeptidase, which translates into the protein MPVYWFRNESKKDDMKRRLLVAAVALAIPLTAIPAHAISVSVNGQQVEEIGPALPSIGMALDDIFTKGATVSAAGYSIVYDPRALPEYNEEEATAGVPTTSVTPQTGTTSNGNKVVMPAEGRFTSGYGPRWGSFHYGIDIANDPGTPILAVMDGTVINAGPAQGFGKWVRVRHDDGSISVYGHVRSFNVNVGDHVTAGQQIAEMGSEGHSTGPHLHFEIMPDGENKVDPVPWFAERGITV
- a CDS encoding M23 family metallopeptidase; the encoded protein is MTISTRYTLNSSSARRTAGKHRKQSPNKGRVALVAVATGAVASGGISAASAANADNAGAAQAAVDNAGTPDEIAGAAPQILTISEYKPVDNLSEQLGKAVEYAKVRSAADLAARAPLSVKPAEGAFTSGFAPRWGTFHKGIDIANAVGTPIVAVEDGEVIDSGPANGFGNWIRLRHEDGTVTVYGHMETLDVAVGEKVHAGQKIAGMGSRGFSTGSHLHFEVHPNGGEAIDPAPWLKERGINL